A genome region from Glycine max cultivar Williams 82 chromosome 5, Glycine_max_v4.0, whole genome shotgun sequence includes the following:
- the LOC113001687 gene encoding uncharacterized protein gives MLSICLQSDLPTGQSVKTGIPTQVQSGKAGIQAQLPAGSAPATSELSGSSLTLFQVAYLGNQEVIDNMGKGRNQTGKTMMILQLSEVNHFHEMLSGYDSIRKLEPAVLHKQDQFHMETHFLVIYLAALADKIKLFLGGVCTLKVLP, from the exons ATGCTATCAATTTGTTTGCAAAGTGATCTACCAACAGGACAAAGTGTGAAAACAGGGATTCCAACACAAGTACAAAGTGGGAAAGCAGGAATTCAAGCACAATTACCAGCTGGTTCTGCTCCTGCTACAAGTGAACTTTCTGGTTCAAGTCTTACCCTGTTCCAAGTGGCATATCTTGGAAACCAGGAAGTAATAGACAATATGGGAAAAGGAAGGAACCAGACA GGCAAGACGATGATGATACTACAACTGTCCGAAGTCAACCACTTCCACGAGATGCTTTCCGGATACGACAGTATCAGAAAGCTCGAGCCAGCAGTGCTTCACAAACAGGATCAGTTTCATATGGAAACGCATTTTCTGGTGATTTATCTGGCAGCACTGGCtgataaaattaaactatttcTTGGAGGCGTATGTACATTAAAAGTCCTTCCTTGA